From the Penaeus monodon isolate SGIC_2016 chromosome 3, NSTDA_Pmon_1, whole genome shotgun sequence genome, the window CTCAAAGGTATATCGTCTGCTTTTAATACCAAAGTTTTCGGAGGGATAAACGTTTGCTCTTGGGATCAACGTTTCTCAAAGGTATATCGTTTGCTTTTAATGCCAATGTTTTCAGAGGGAATAAACGTTTGCTCTTGATATCAACATTTCTCAAAGGCATAGACGTTTGCCTCCTATATCAACATTTTTACGGGAATAAACATCCTAATACCAACGTTTCTCAGAGCAACAGACACGTGTTTTTGATATCCACTAATTTCGACTTGATAAGACCATAACGCGGGATCTGTAGCTAAATTAgttaatatttcttttctgttgtgtTTTAGACAAGTGAAGAATTCAAAAAATATCTCACAGCAAAATTATGtaatgcaagtatatatagtttagatataCCTTAtttgatgtttgtatatataaatatatatatatatatatatatatatatatatatatatatatatatatatatatatatatatatataagatcatttGCATAATAGTAAACTAGTGATAATCAGTTTAATCTTTTTAGatgcaaacggaaaaaaaatcgtCATCTTCATCCACACGTTAATTATTCATCTAAAAATTCACATCAAAagtctataatcataataaaaaaaaaatcataaactttcATCACATTTGGCTTAAAAGATAAATGGACTTTTGTGACGCAACTTACTAGTATCTCCTATTTTCCTCACTTATTCTCCTCAATTCATGCTTTATcttccatcattctctctcctcacttgcttacctctcttattttcctcattTGATGCTTTTAactttcctcattctttctcttcacttgcctttctctcttattctcctcacTTGATGCTTTTAActctcctcattctttcccctcGCCTCTTACTTTACTCTCACTTGCAACTCTctgttttctttactctttttaacttattatcctcattctctcctctcacaTTTTTATCCTCACTTTCTAGCTTCTCAGTTAAATCCCTCACGTTTTATCCTCATTTactatcctcattttttttctcctcactttctATCCGCATCAACTTCCTCACTTTTTTATCTGAAGTTTACCCTCATTATTTActaaactattatttatttattcattcattttttttttttacttttctctcagTTAAATGCAAATATATGTCATTAGGaaatattttctgtatattttttgtgcTTTGTAATGGAACATGAAACAGCTAATGATAAAATGGAAGATGgtgtcgatattatatatatatttatctctctctctctctctctctcttttctttttttctgttcgtttattaatttccttaattGTTGAAACttgaaaaatgcacacacacacacacacacacacacacacacacacacacacacacacacacacacacacacacacacacatatatatatatatatatatatatatatatatatatatatatatatatatatatatatatgtgtgtgtgtgtgtgtgtgtgtgtgtgtgtgtgtgtgtgtgtgtgtgtgtgtgtgtgtgtgtgtgtgtttatttatatatatatatatatatatatatatatatatatatatatatatatatatatatatatatatatatatatatatatatatatatatatttttatatatatatatattttattatatttatatatatataattatatatatatatatatatatatatatatatatatatatatatatatatatatatatatatatatatatatatatatatatatattatatatatatatatatatatattatatatatatatatatatgcatacacacacacacatatatgtgtgtgtttatttacttatttattatctttttatattattattattgtttttatttatttttttttatctatttctttcttttttttttctttttttttgtcttccgcGAATATTAAACGTAAAACGACAGACgctacttttttgtatatatataaaatgatttatcttttttttttatatcttagctCTATTTAGGAAAACAAAGATTTCCGCTTGGTTTGAAACGATACATTTCTCTATGTTATCCGTCGAAATTAACTTCTAATTTTCTGAACTCAATGATCTAAAAACAAAGCTTTTAATATTTGGAAATACTAATGAGATTGACATAATAGAGAGGACACTTAATAGAAAACTGATTGTGGtgacttatataattatacttaacaCATATGTATCAGTAGAGAATACTTAGAATTATTTCATTGTtcttataaaagaatatatattttttaacacactCTCATTGCTCCCTTATTTTGGAAACCAACGGATCTAAacggtatacatatgtatcctcAACCTGGTTAGATGTGATACGTAATGAGTAATAAGGAAGGTTACTCATGTATGCGCAACATCATTGGATGAAGTTAATTTATGCGAGATTGAATCCACGCTAATGAATAGGTTTCAAAAGGTGACCCGTTTTATAAGTGGAGTGTATATGTACaccttccatattttttcttcacttgGTCTGTGTAAACACTTCATTACTGTACCTTCTTTGCTGTAATGTAAGTTATATGTAGATTatgattttcgtgtttttttttttttttttttttttttttttttgataattattttctctctctctctctctctctctctctctctctctctctctctctctctctctctctctctctatctatctatctccttctctcttctctctctctctctctctctctctctctctctctctctctctctctctctctctctctctctctctctctctctctctctctctctctctctctctcgaggaaTTGGTATAATATTAGTTTTCTTTTCAGATGTGGTTTCGTAACTTACAGAAAATATCCCCCGGTCGGTCACGAAAATAATTTTGGATTTCATGAAAACTTTATGATAATTACCTCTATATAACATCGTGCAAACAGTTAAACCTGTTATAAATTCCCCCTATTCGGTATCATaatgacaacaaacaaacaaacaaaataataagaataagaataacggcAATATGTCGTCTTTTGTTTACATTTGGATCATCATGaatcacaaataaatatatttttttttcttcaccgatTTCTTTCTTGGTGAATTACCGAGACAAGAACATGACGAagaaacatatttttacatatatttttcacataGATTTTGACTTTAGTCGTTTTTTTGTCAACCTTAATATACTGTTACATTCTGTAACTGTGATACATTAGCTCTGTTAAACCTTATATGGAATAAAATATACATCTTATTAGTACACTTTTAGTGACGGTGATAAGAATCCATCTCGGGCTGCGAGATAAACAAATAGGCAGTAGAACCTAAGTAGGCCTGCAGTACCTAAGTAAGCCTGCAGTGCCTAAGTAAGCCTGCAGTGCCTAAGTAAGCCTGTAGAACCTAAACAGGCCTGCGGTGCCCAAGTAGGCCTGCCAAGAAAGGTGTGTGAGAGTCGTAATGAAGCGCACACCTATCCGGCTCCTTGCAAGGACATGCAGGTACACCTTATCCAGTGGGGTGTAGTGTGAAGGGTGTCTCTGGTGGGCGTAGTTGTGTGGGCGCCGAGGGGAGGCAACTTCAGAGGTAAGAGGAGAGAAAACTTCTTTTGCAAACTTCAGTTCTCATTTCtgttggagagagagattggtgatgatgaggtttgattcttttttgtttgtttgtagtttgtttgtttgtttgtgtgtgtgtgtgtgtgtgtgtgtgtgtgcatgtgcgtgtgcgtgtgcgtgtgcgtgtgtggatgccTCTTGGTATTACGGATAAACTAAGTAGGTATATTTTAATCTGTGTTTCCATGATATATGAAGACTAACATCTAGTTTCAAACGAATTTCCCAAACAATTGTGGTTATCTTCTGTGCAACATCTTAGCAGCAAAATGACAATCAACTTATCCATTTACATATCAACTCATCCTATCTTGATTTACACTTTCGGCAATTCACATGATGCCGAATACATCAATATTTAACCAAAACACAATGTCTAAATGTAAGAGTATCCCTATCTTCATATACACTTTCGGTAATCAAAATATCAACGAATATATCAATAAGtaaagaagcaagagagaaaaaagcaagcgTATTCCTatcttcatataattttttacGCATTTTACATAACAGTGAAGATATTAATAGGTAAAACACAACTGTTAAAAGCAATGATATCTTAGTTATCCCTTTCCCCGACGTATACACAAGccaaggggcgaaaaaaaaaacattttacacaaCCACGTATTCATTAGTACGCAAGGAAACCACCGCATTTGAAAGAGGAATGTTCCtaccatcatataatttttacGCCTTTTACATAACAGTGAATATATTAGTAGGTAAAACACAGCTGTTAAAAGCAATGATATCCTAGCTATCCCTTTCCCCGACGCGCACACAAGccaaggggcgaaaaaaaaacaaaagaaaaacggacTCACCCTCTGCGCGAGACTGGAGGGACTACTCGGGACCTTCCTGAGGGCGCCCATGTGACCTTCCCCCGGAGCGTGGAGTCGCTGGGTATCGGCCCGAAGGTGGGCATCGTTCGCAGGGCCCTCGGGAGGGTATGACGACGGCACTTCGGGAGAATACCTCGGGTTGGTGATGCCCTCGACGTGGTTCCCGAAGGTCGACGGGGATGCTCTTGGGTTCGTTGGTTCGAAGCCTGGGTTCACGTGTCCTTTGGCTTTGGTCTTCGGGTCTGAAGCGGTCTCGGGCACTCCCAGGGGCGGTTTGTTATCGAAGCCTTgaagcaggagaaagaaaaattataacttACTTGTGAATAACTTACTTGGAATCTTATAACCACAGCCATCTTTCCTTTGGTATATATAACATGGGACAGCAACATTTGGAatctaaatatttgaaaaaaaaaaataatgcaaatgaaCAAACAGATCATATAAGTGTGACATTAACATTCAAATGTTAAAAGTGCCATGTCTAATATATCAACCAATCATatcaaaagacatttaaaacttttttttataacatattaatcTTCACGCAGGATCCTGTGTTAAATCTTATCTTAGGTATTATCCTTACCCGGAGGCAGCGATGAGGATTGCTTCACTGGTCTGCTAGGACTCAGAATCTCACTTGTAGGACTCACATCCATCTGCAGGATAACATAGCAtggttgtacatatgtataatgattTTAGATGTACGAGTATAGATATTGCAAGGTGGAGAGAAGCGTCACgtgttttctctatctctcttacttgctctctctttctctatctgtgtgtctatctgtctatttgtctgtgtctctatctctaagtctctttctctaactctctctctctctctatctatctatctatctatctatctctttctctttttctctctctcattctctctctctctctctctctctctctctctctctctctctctctctctctctctctctctctctctctctctctctctctctctctctctctctctctctctctctctctttgcgatGCAAATACCAAGGCTTTTTATAGACTCACTTCCTCCCACATGAAGTCAAAGGGACTCCTATTCTGAGACGTCGGAGTCTGGGCCAATCCCTCGCTCTCCGCGTCTTCCCCTTCGTCAGACAGGAGGTCCTCCTTAATAGCAGGCTGACCTTGACTCAGCCGTCGTCCTCGCTGCTGTAAGGAAGCCCCGCCCTTCGGTGACTCCGTCTGGATATCGAGAGTCAAGTGCTGTCTGCTGAGGAGGTTCTGCTGCCTGCTTGGAGCGTCCGGCTGACTCCCCGACGACGCCCTTTTGATCAGCTGTTCCTTCTTGGCGAAGGAGGGCCTCGGAGGGCGCGTCGGGGTGCTGAAGAGGCCGAGATCTCCGTCGTCGAGGTGCTGCGAGAAGGCCTTGTCCCGGCACATGTCCTCCTGGTCGGTCGGGTCCTCCAGGGTCGTGATGCTCCCAAGGAGGTAAGACATCTTGAAAGGAAGTCGGGGGATTGTTGGAGAGGGGAAGTCGGGGATTGTTGGAGGGGGAAGTGTGGCAttgttggaggggaagggggtgatttCGCCTCTTGAAATGGTCGCTAAATATGACGTGTGTGAGTTGTGTTCGGATGTTCATTTCCGGTCAAGGAATGGAGGACTGACTCCCGTTGAATAATGAATATCCAGcggaataaaataatatgtgtataaggTGTAGGCGTGAAGTGAAGAAATTACCcccaatagaaaataataataataataataataataataatgataataataataataataataataacaacaacaacaactacaacaacaacaacaacaacaacaacaacaacaacaacaacaacaacaacaacaacaacaacaacaacaacaacaacaacaataataataatatcgaattcataaaaaaaaaaaaaaaaaaaaaaaaaaaaacattaaaagacgtgcacacaacaccaaaacaaaaacacgaaaccaAACATAAAATCACAAAATAACTTTTTACATCCAGCATACCTCGAGATGGCGGTCGAGAATCTTATCCATCTCGAAGTCGTCGTCATCCTCTCCGAACGGGTTCACCAGCGACTCGGCCACCTTGAGCCAGCCCATGTAGAAGAAAAACTGCAACAGGGTGAACACGGGCACGAAGAAATCAATGGTGCGGTTGCTGTAGTTCTGCGCCGGGTCGAGGAACTGGCGACccaagacggagaagaagaagaacgaatacACAGCCATGGTCACCACCTGACGGAGGGAATCGGACAAGgatattattggtaatattaaaataataataataataataataataataatgataatgatgatggtaataataataataataataataataataataataataataataataataataataataataataataataataataataataataataacaatagtaataacaataataataataataataataataataataataataataataataataataataatgataataataataataataaaaataataataataataatgataataaaaaagataataataataataataataacaatgataataatgaaaagataaataatctaAGTATCAAGTCGATAGCTAAAACGATCAATTAATTAAATTTcgttaataacatcaacaatagtaCCAGCCTTATCCCTTACATATTAATGACAGCTTACCAAATACGAAGACGGACCATACCTCCCTCATACGATCAATCATTAAATACGAATAAAACTATGAAATCATCATCAAATTACGACCAAAGGAAAAcgactaaaggaaaaaaaacgactttacgactaaaggaaaaaaaaaaataaagagagattttAGATTTCTTGAAGGTGACCTCATCGGCAATCATCAAAATTACTCATAATCATCCACACCTTTAAAATTATCCCTCAGGTGCTTAAAAAAACGGTCCTAAGTTTTTATCTCTCATTAAACAAAGATTACCAAATGCGAAAATAATAACCTGGATCTTAAGCCTACCTGCGTGTACACGAGAGGAATGCTGATCTCCGTCCAGCGTAGCAACATCCCACTCTTGTTCCTCAGATTACCCAGTTCCTCCAGCAGGAGCTTCACGCCGAAGTCGTCCTTGATGTAACCCGCCGCCCTGGCTCGCTCCACCAGCTTGCACGCCCACAGGATGGGCAGGAACACCACGGGGACGCTGGACTTCGATCCTTGGGCCTCTAGAATCCTCATTTCGTTGGAGGTAAGGTATCCTGAGTTCGGGAGAAGTTTACGCGTTGAGGAGGTGGGGTAGATGGTGCGTGGGGGGTTGTTgttagtgtgggtgtgggtgtgttaggTTTGTAACTGGGGAAGGGATgttgggggggagatggaggaagggaggagagagagagagagagagagagagagagagagagagagagagagagtgagagagggagagagaggggaggggggggggggacgagaaggagagggagagagaggtggttgaaagaaaag encodes:
- the LOC119596983 gene encoding bestrophin-4-like translates to MTITYTHKVSDCKGFGSFWRLLFRWKGSLYKLVWPDTLVYCFLYFICSMVYRFALDDEQRRIFEHLSLYCDYFRNLIPISFVLGFYVSVVVQRWWEQYLSIPWPDNFALFCSSYISGQNGPPRLIRSTMLRYVNLNCALIFAKISPKVKKKYPSYKDLKEVGYLTSNEMRILEAQGSKSSVPVVFLPILWACKLVERARAAGYIKDDFGVKLLLEELGNLRNKSGMLLRWTEISIPLVYTQVVTMAVYSFFFFSVLGRQFLDPAQNYSNRTIDFFVPVFTLLQFFFYMGWLKVAESLVNPFGEDDDDFEMDKILDRHLEMSYLLGSITTLEDPTDQEDMCRDKAFSQHLDDGDLGLFSTPTRPPRPSFAKKEQLIKRASSGSQPDAPSRQQNLLSRQHLTLDIQTESPKGGASLQQRGRRLSQGQPAIKEDLLSDEGEDAESEGLAQTPTSQNRSPFDFMWEEMDVSPTSEILSPSRPVKQSSSLPPGFDNKPPLGVPETASDPKTKAKGHVNPGFEPTNPRASPSTFGNHVEGITNPRYSPEVPSSYPPEGPANDAHLRADTQRLHAPGEGHMGALRKVPSSPSSLAQRK